Proteins from one Flavobacterium branchiarum genomic window:
- a CDS encoding S41 family peptidase, whose amino-acid sequence MKNTLRPQKNKIVFFNFKSIFLLMLSFVFVINANSQQKKITENFKKETVLKIDSLIKTNYVFPDKAKLIGDHLKNAYKVGTFKKYDLLDSFAVALTKEVRFINNDKHLRVVPKFIPAEEKKVLSKNYYELYLHNLTDNRKLANGFREAKIIDGNIGYVNFNFFIHETEKTIDSYMYLLATTDAIIIDLRTNGGGSPKTVQYLCSYFFKAPLLLNTLYFRKDNYTEEFWVKDVNGKKRLDVPLFVLTGSKTFSGAEEFSYNMQTQKRATLVGETTGGGANPGDVFEVNNLLEIFIATGTGINPITKTNWEGIGVVPEYKTTAANAYNKAIELAQKAAQDYREKKATESTKLYQELQATIAQQIKPLNETDTAKMDKQLFDVIKKLTESDLYKEEDIVFLATEFSKTKSFITESILKSNTELHPNSPIAFLKYGDVLEENNKKSDAAAALKKAIEIATVIKAPYIEGLKARYESIIKNN is encoded by the coding sequence ATGAAAAATACATTGCGTCCCCAGAAAAACAAGATTGTATTCTTTAATTTCAAATCTATTTTTCTTCTAATGCTATCTTTTGTTTTTGTAATAAATGCAAACAGTCAGCAAAAGAAAATAACAGAGAATTTTAAAAAAGAAACCGTTTTAAAAATCGATTCACTTATTAAAACAAATTATGTGTTCCCAGACAAAGCCAAATTAATTGGGGATCATTTAAAAAATGCTTACAAAGTAGGCACCTTTAAAAAATATGATTTATTAGATTCTTTTGCAGTGGCATTGACAAAAGAAGTCCGTTTTATTAATAATGACAAACACCTAAGAGTTGTACCTAAATTTATTCCAGCAGAAGAAAAGAAAGTTTTAAGTAAAAATTACTATGAACTTTATCTCCATAATTTAACCGATAATCGCAAACTAGCTAATGGTTTTAGAGAAGCTAAAATTATAGATGGAAATATTGGATACGTTAATTTTAATTTTTTTATACACGAAACCGAAAAAACAATTGATTCTTATATGTACCTATTAGCTACTACAGATGCCATAATTATTGACTTAAGAACAAATGGTGGTGGTAGTCCAAAAACGGTACAGTATTTATGTAGTTATTTTTTTAAAGCTCCTTTATTATTAAATACTTTATATTTTAGGAAAGATAATTATACTGAGGAGTTTTGGGTAAAAGATGTAAATGGAAAAAAAAGGCTTGATGTTCCTTTGTTCGTTCTTACGGGCTCAAAAACTTTTTCGGGTGCTGAAGAATTCAGTTATAACATGCAAACGCAAAAAAGAGCAACATTAGTAGGTGAAACTACTGGTGGTGGTGCTAATCCTGGTGACGTTTTTGAAGTTAATAACCTATTAGAAATATTCATTGCAACAGGAACTGGTATTAATCCCATAACTAAAACAAACTGGGAGGGCATTGGTGTAGTTCCAGAATATAAAACAACTGCTGCTAATGCTTATAATAAAGCAATAGAATTAGCGCAGAAAGCAGCTCAAGATTATAGAGAAAAAAAAGCTACCGAATCCACAAAATTGTATCAAGAACTACAAGCAACTATTGCCCAACAAATAAAGCCTCTTAACGAAACTGATACAGCTAAGATGGATAAACAACTATTTGATGTTATAAAAAAACTAACTGAATCTGACTTATACAAAGAGGAAGACATTGTTTTTTTAGCTACCGAATTCAGTAAAACAAAATCATTTATCACGGAGTCTATCTTAAAAAGCAATACCGAATTGCATCCCAACTCTCCTATCGCATTTTTAAAATATGGAGATGTTCTTGAAGAAAACAACAAAAAAAGTGATGCAGCAGCCGCTTTAAAAAAAGCTATAGAAATTGCCACAGTAATTAAAGCTCCTTACATAGAAGGATTAAAAGCACGTTATGAAAGCATCATAAAAAATAACTAA
- a CDS encoding alanine/ornithine racemase family PLP-dependent enzyme, whose product MAFIKLYRKKLEENYTFLNNIFISKNIKWGVVSKLLCGNKIYLKEIIALGVTEIHDSRVSNLRKIKSLDPNIQTVYIKPPAKRSIASIVKYADVSFNTEIYTIQMLSSEAVKQNKIHKIIIMIEMGDLREGVMGEDLIEFYGQILTLPNIEIRGIGTNLNCLSGVMPTQDKLIQLSLYKQLIEAKFNISIPWVSGGTSVALPLIIKNARPMEVNHFRIGEALFFGKDLFTGETIEGMHNDVFKLYTEIIEITEKPDVPTGELGENVAGNTFSMNDTEDFGGTSLRAILDIGLLDMQPQYLEPDDTEISIVDASSDMLVIDISKSKKEYKIGDLVSFNIKYMGALYLLNSDYIEKTIE is encoded by the coding sequence ATGGCATTCATCAAATTATACCGCAAAAAATTAGAAGAGAATTATACCTTTCTCAACAATATTTTCATTTCAAAAAATATAAAATGGGGAGTTGTATCTAAACTTTTATGTGGAAACAAAATATACCTTAAGGAAATAATCGCTTTGGGAGTTACAGAAATTCATGATTCACGAGTTAGTAACCTTCGCAAAATTAAATCCTTAGATCCAAATATTCAGACTGTTTACATTAAACCTCCTGCAAAACGAAGCATTGCAAGCATTGTAAAATATGCCGATGTTAGTTTTAATACTGAAATTTACACCATACAAATGCTTTCCAGTGAAGCCGTTAAACAAAATAAAATCCATAAAATTATTATTATGATAGAAATGGGTGATTTGCGTGAAGGTGTTATGGGCGAAGATTTAATTGAATTTTATGGTCAAATATTGACTTTACCCAATATCGAAATTCGTGGTATTGGTACAAATCTTAATTGCTTGAGTGGTGTAATGCCAACACAAGACAAACTAATTCAATTGAGTTTGTACAAACAACTTATCGAAGCAAAATTTAATATTAGTATTCCGTGGGTTTCTGGTGGAACTTCGGTTGCATTGCCTTTAATCATAAAGAATGCAAGACCAATGGAAGTAAATCATTTTAGGATTGGTGAAGCATTGTTCTTCGGAAAGGATTTATTTACTGGAGAAACAATCGAAGGCATGCACAATGATGTATTCAAACTGTATACTGAGATTATTGAAATTACCGAAAAACCAGATGTTCCAACGGGTGAATTAGGAGAGAATGTCGCTGGAAATACCTTCTCTATGAATGACACGGAAGATTTCGGTGGAACTTCTTTGCGTGCAATACTTGATATTGGTTTGCTTGATATGCAACCGCAGTACTTAGAGCCTGATGATACCGAAATTAGTATTGTCGATGCTAGTTCGGATATGTTGGTGATTGATATCTCTAAGTCTAAAAAAGAATATAAAATTGGAGATTTAGTATCTTTTAACATCAAATACATGGGTGCTCTTTATCTCTTAAACTCCGATTATATCGAAAAAACAATAGAGTAA
- a CDS encoding GNAT family N-acetyltransferase: MEFKIITPEKGEDSTYNSEIIAKFLHTHLEQYGDSIEDILKCIAYAMNPSKGGTIVLGLEEGKIVGACVLNNTGMKDYIPENILVYIAVDKSYRGKGYGKKLMEKVIATAKGNIALHVEPDNPAKILYEKLGFTNKYLEMRLNR, from the coding sequence ATGGAATTCAAAATAATTACTCCTGAAAAGGGAGAGGACAGCACATATAATTCTGAAATTATTGCTAAATTTCTTCATACTCATTTGGAACAATATGGCGACTCAATCGAAGATATTCTAAAATGTATTGCATACGCAATGAATCCATCCAAAGGCGGAACAATTGTTCTTGGCTTAGAAGAGGGAAAAATCGTAGGTGCCTGTGTCTTAAATAATACCGGAATGAAAGATTATATACCTGAAAACATTTTGGTATATATCGCAGTGGATAAATCTTATAGAGGCAAAGGCTACGGAAAAAAATTAATGGAAAAAGTTATTGCTACTGCTAAAGGAAATATTGCTCTGCATGTTGAACCTGATAATCCTGCTAAAATTTTATACGAGAAACTAGGCTTTACAAATAAATACCTCGAAATGCGCTTGAATAGATAA
- a CDS encoding cytochrome c oxidase assembly factor Coa1 family protein: protein MNNKLITKNSWWKRNWKWFLPSSIVFFFVGIGLALSLLINGNIDDYAQAYSDTSLYEKAIEKAKINDRVKDVLGDLEPIDNLAILEGDAKYSNNGNCVDLTIRVKGNKGKGKMDISAIKNGTEWEYKKINIRTKLSKETIEIIKTSL, encoded by the coding sequence ATGAATAATAAATTAATTACTAAAAATAGCTGGTGGAAAAGAAACTGGAAATGGTTTTTACCTAGTAGTATAGTGTTCTTTTTCGTCGGAATTGGGTTGGCGCTATCTTTGTTAATAAATGGAAATATCGATGATTATGCCCAAGCCTATTCTGATACTTCTCTTTATGAAAAAGCAATAGAAAAAGCTAAAATTAATGATAGAGTAAAAGATGTTCTTGGAGATTTAGAACCAATAGATAATTTAGCCATTCTAGAAGGAGATGCAAAATATTCTAATAACGGAAATTGTGTTGATTTGACCATAAGGGTTAAAGGAAATAAAGGAAAAGGAAAAATGGATATTTCTGCAATCAAAAATGGCACCGAATGGGAATACAAAAAAATTAATATTCGAACGAAACTGTCCAAAGAAACAATCGAAATTATTAAAACTTCACTCTAA
- a CDS encoding SusC/RagA family TonB-linked outer membrane protein — translation MLFSIKRLLMVLCFLFIGVTHAQKNVFKGKILDATTKKGIDAAFITVLVSGDSYFTNEKGEFEIPNLFHSSVIITQQGYESLEVKLLKDVQTLYLKPSLIQLEEIVIRRSKNINDIDVRNLTGSVVTVDMAKLSERSELDMAKLLQGQVPGLTVTYSGELGKKPEIRLRGNSSFSYKGAANEPLFVMDGIIISTETFLTLNPNDFSSIKVLKDAPATALYGIKAANGVIELTSKRGFNGKATISYSMKQGITMRGERPVEMMDTDEKLAFEEKIGIVGRPGFDYSEANIRKSFANSPLLQQKLEQGAFKLDSLRQYNTDWFKELIKPNHFQSHNLSIRGGTEKSAYFYSVNYSKQGGRIPGNDINHITARANLDYTIAPTFQLSFNNSFGVSTTNTENGMTNDPTELVYSLNPYETKETKQLISYPNRSYNDLINQFKDKTTNKRFSSSVVMHWDILPELNIAGVVGADYSINEIYQRIYSSAYSQINKKENEKGFLSESDTKNFNYSTNIRANYQKKIGDHDLFLGFNVDYYLTDIKSISGSGHGISDDVSSLSGINSSFTNQFKPSASGSKMKNNQLGFGVAGGYTYQGIYDFYASLKRDGSSLLPSDKRWNDAWSAGLGWSPSEYEFFKKQTVLTSVKFRTSMGYTASMTGILPRDIATTYSNSNTFYGDYRVLQLAALPNKELQPQQTYSNNFSVDLGFINRFNLLVSLYKDVTKEAILAMPIATSNGFATYTKNIGELENRGVEFTVNGDLLALKTFRWNTGISISYNANKVKKLYGTDRIYTGNQSVTPDYEVGKPLGILYGLQSNGIHPLTGLPEFIDNKGNVIDVKTNVTSDYMNKLGSTIAPYNGYFNNYFTYKNWSLNVNMSYQLGGKAKFSDTYVRDESFSYKNAVKGQLTDMWFEVGDENKIYPIQKLPSYMYTYNSFPNSKTVYSTDYLKLNYIQLGYRFTENSFIDRYFKSLQINIQADNLYTFRIEKNRGSLNDVIQPILTLSLNATF, via the coding sequence ATGCTATTTTCTATTAAAAGACTATTAATGGTCTTGTGTTTTTTATTTATTGGAGTAACTCACGCTCAAAAAAATGTATTCAAGGGTAAAATATTGGATGCTACTACAAAAAAAGGAATTGATGCAGCATTCATTACAGTACTTGTCTCTGGCGATTCGTATTTTACAAATGAAAAAGGAGAATTTGAGATTCCTAATTTATTTCATTCCTCTGTAATTATAACACAGCAAGGCTACGAAAGTCTAGAAGTTAAATTGCTAAAAGATGTCCAAACATTATATTTAAAACCTTCACTTATTCAATTAGAAGAAATAGTTATTCGCCGTTCTAAGAATATTAATGACATTGATGTCCGAAACTTAACAGGATCTGTTGTTACAGTAGATATGGCTAAATTATCTGAACGTTCTGAGTTAGATATGGCAAAACTGTTACAAGGTCAAGTGCCCGGATTAACTGTAACCTACAGTGGAGAACTAGGTAAAAAACCCGAAATACGTTTAAGAGGAAATTCATCATTCTCCTATAAGGGAGCGGCTAATGAACCGCTATTTGTTATGGATGGTATTATTATTTCTACAGAGACATTTTTAACGTTAAATCCTAATGATTTTTCTTCTATCAAAGTGCTAAAAGATGCGCCTGCAACGGCCCTTTATGGAATTAAAGCAGCCAACGGTGTAATTGAATTAACCTCAAAACGAGGATTTAATGGTAAAGCAACTATTAGTTATTCGATGAAACAAGGTATCACGATGAGGGGCGAAAGGCCTGTGGAAATGATGGACACAGATGAAAAATTAGCGTTTGAAGAAAAAATTGGAATAGTAGGGCGACCAGGATTTGATTATTCTGAAGCAAACATCAGAAAGTCATTTGCAAATTCACCATTACTCCAACAGAAATTAGAACAAGGAGCCTTTAAATTAGATTCCTTAAGACAATATAATACAGATTGGTTCAAAGAATTAATCAAACCCAATCACTTTCAATCACATAATCTAAGTATACGCGGTGGGACGGAAAAAAGCGCTTATTTCTATTCTGTAAACTACAGTAAACAGGGAGGACGTATTCCTGGAAATGATATCAACCACATTACAGCAAGAGCAAACTTAGATTATACCATTGCACCTACATTCCAATTATCATTTAATAACAGTTTTGGTGTATCTACTACAAATACAGAGAATGGAATGACTAATGATCCTACAGAATTAGTATATAGTCTAAATCCTTATGAAACAAAAGAAACAAAACAATTAATTAGTTATCCAAACCGATCTTACAATGATTTGATTAATCAATTCAAAGATAAAACGACAAATAAACGTTTTAGTAGTTCTGTCGTTATGCATTGGGATATTTTGCCAGAGTTAAATATTGCAGGAGTTGTTGGAGCAGATTATAGTATAAATGAAATTTATCAACGAATCTATAGTTCTGCTTATAGCCAGATAAATAAAAAAGAAAATGAAAAAGGTTTTCTAAGTGAATCTGATACAAAGAACTTTAATTATTCGACTAATATCCGTGCTAATTATCAAAAGAAAATTGGAGATCACGATTTATTTCTTGGTTTTAATGTTGATTATTACCTAACAGATATTAAATCAATTAGTGGGTCAGGTCATGGTATATCAGATGATGTAAGTAGCTTATCAGGAATTAATTCATCGTTTACAAATCAATTTAAGCCATCTGCTTCAGGAAGTAAAATGAAAAACAACCAATTGGGTTTTGGTGTGGCTGGAGGATACACTTATCAAGGCATATATGATTTTTATGCTAGTTTAAAACGCGATGGATCGTCTCTTTTACCTAGTGATAAAAGATGGAATGATGCTTGGTCTGCTGGTTTAGGATGGTCACCCAGTGAATACGAGTTTTTTAAAAAACAAACCGTATTGACTTCTGTAAAGTTTAGAACTTCTATGGGATATACGGCAAGTATGACTGGTATTCTTCCTCGCGATATTGCAACTACATATTCAAATTCAAACACTTTTTATGGTGATTATAGAGTGTTGCAATTAGCCGCATTACCAAATAAAGAACTACAACCACAACAGACATATTCAAATAATTTCTCGGTTGATTTAGGGTTTATTAATCGCTTTAACCTGTTAGTGAGTTTGTACAAAGATGTTACAAAAGAAGCCATTCTAGCTATGCCTATTGCCACAAGTAATGGATTTGCAACTTATACTAAAAATATTGGTGAGCTAGAAAATAGAGGAGTTGAATTTACTGTTAACGGAGATCTTCTTGCTCTTAAAACTTTTAGATGGAATACTGGTATTTCTATTTCTTATAATGCAAATAAAGTAAAAAAGCTGTATGGAACAGATCGTATTTACACAGGTAATCAATCAGTTACTCCAGATTATGAAGTTGGAAAACCATTAGGAATTTTATACGGATTGCAAAGTAATGGTATTCATCCGTTAACTGGTTTACCAGAATTTATAGATAATAAAGGGAATGTAATTGATGTCAAAACAAATGTCACATCCGACTATATGAACAAATTAGGAAGTACAATTGCTCCTTATAATGGTTATTTTAATAACTATTTTACGTATAAAAATTGGTCATTAAACGTTAATATGAGTTACCAATTAGGAGGTAAAGCAAAATTTAGTGATACCTATGTTCGTGATGAAAGTTTCTCTTATAAAAATGCTGTAAAAGGACAACTTACCGATATGTGGTTTGAAGTGGGCGATGAAAATAAAATATATCCCATCCAGAAACTACCGTCTTATATGTACACTTATAATAGTTTTCCAAATTCTAAAACAGTTTATAGCACAGACTATCTTAAGCTAAATTATATTCAACTGGGTTACAGGTTTACCGAGAATTCATTTATTGATAGATACTTTAAGTCACTGCAAATTAATATACAGGCAGATAACCTATATACTTTTAGAATTGAAAAAAATAGGGGATCATTAAATGATGTAATTCAGCCCATTTTAACTCTTTCATTAAATGCTACTTTCTAA
- a CDS encoding RagB/SusD family nutrient uptake outer membrane protein, with product MKKIVLYLIALSLFTACSLDQKNQDEISGDNIINTTQKAYSVLSQAYIDLPMEPSPYTMLSEDIQPSYLINNNASTKEYYNWRDVEIAKTADRIWAQYYSSIAHLNALLASEKYISNGAEWNFIKGNALTLKAYVYFDLLQLFSKRYEPSALGILPKEVLEIQNNARVTQLESIVFIKTLLDQGIALMEGTGSQTNYFITIPAAENLKAQIALFTKDYEEAEKIAKKLVARYPTLPNAEKEYASLWQTSLEKGVSETYWIYNYQQNPNAYLLFDKVKGDLFYINHFVSFDKQDIRYDASQYFYTMSSLDGVNKDRALLGKYKTSIATNEARNIVLSRNTETYFILIESLIEQNKLNEATQIFNTFLGSINNPILEEGNSQNTLRLLMQSEKQKEFIGEKINFFDLKRWNVAVSRYLPDSNNRLSTIANTDFRWVWPIPDSEMRYNSNAIQNEGWLIIK from the coding sequence ATGAAAAAAATAGTTCTTTATCTAATCGCACTAAGTTTATTTACTGCCTGTAGCTTAGATCAAAAAAATCAAGATGAAATATCAGGAGATAATATCATCAATACAACACAAAAAGCATACAGTGTACTGTCTCAGGCATATATAGATTTGCCAATGGAGCCTAGTCCTTACACTATGTTGTCAGAAGACATTCAGCCTTCCTATTTGATTAATAATAATGCGAGTACAAAAGAGTATTACAATTGGAGAGATGTAGAAATTGCTAAAACAGCTGATCGGATTTGGGCACAATATTATAGTTCAATAGCTCATCTAAATGCACTACTTGCTTCAGAAAAATATATTAGTAATGGTGCGGAATGGAATTTCATAAAAGGAAATGCGCTAACGCTTAAAGCTTACGTTTACTTTGATTTGTTGCAGTTGTTTAGTAAAAGATATGAACCTTCTGCATTAGGAATACTACCTAAAGAAGTATTAGAAATACAAAACAATGCAAGAGTAACGCAATTGGAATCTATTGTATTCATCAAAACACTTTTAGACCAAGGAATAGCCTTAATGGAAGGTACAGGAAGTCAAACAAATTATTTTATAACTATTCCTGCCGCAGAAAATTTAAAAGCACAAATAGCACTTTTTACCAAGGATTATGAGGAAGCAGAAAAAATAGCAAAGAAGTTAGTTGCCCGTTATCCAACCCTGCCAAATGCAGAGAAAGAGTACGCTTCTTTATGGCAAACGAGCTTAGAAAAAGGCGTGTCTGAGACATATTGGATATATAATTACCAACAAAATCCTAACGCTTATTTATTATTTGATAAAGTGAAAGGGGATCTTTTTTACATCAATCATTTTGTCTCTTTTGACAAACAGGATATTCGCTACGATGCATCTCAATATTTCTATACTATGAGTTCTCTTGATGGTGTAAATAAGGATAGAGCGTTACTGGGAAAATATAAAACAAGCATTGCAACTAATGAAGCTAGGAATATTGTCCTTTCTAGAAATACGGAGACTTATTTTATTTTGATTGAAAGTTTAATTGAACAAAATAAGCTAAATGAAGCAACTCAAATTTTTAATACGTTTTTAGGTTCGATTAATAATCCAATTTTAGAAGAAGGCAATTCACAAAATACCTTGCGTTTATTGATGCAGAGCGAAAAACAAAAAGAATTCATAGGAGAAAAAATAAACTTCTTTGATTTAAAGAGATGGAATGTGGCAGTCTCAAGATACCTACCAGATAGCAATAACCGGTTGTCAACAATTGCTAATACTGATTTTAGGTGGGTGTGGCCTATTCCAGACAGTGAAATGAGATACAATTCTAATGCTATTCAAAACGAAGGCTGGCTAATTATTAAATAA
- a CDS encoding DUF4929 family protein has protein sequence MKNTFLKKLAILILFVFGGLSFSACSSDENSDNSFTGENMIVLKALNTSTIQDNGTDKLEIEVLLITALNEPLDLEFGLSGNKVDGQIIAAIENPKITIQPGQKRAILTIINKTKRVVKETTKLKLDLVKNSSKLKLEKPFEITVTPLNAISALTPAQIELLDGYKKQGLDLYPLMGEIDVTGEIYFPGSEYLTPLNQPKRTIVKGKTLITLSEKATAQKPVLKMVSNPMGAEAYLYELFKSLSINDKEFWAEESNIAHTTIMQLIGLTSTSEETFQMTLDDIEIDIKTKAIKFTKEATVYDEPITIVGFDYNYSAWNRLKKLLDEKNPIAIENYEMGGTVNPSEIINTGTITTDQYDTKNWEKSVAKLTDDKLSFHFLMDHITASGYVQFKIEYKLK, from the coding sequence ATGAAAAATACCTTTTTAAAAAAACTAGCAATACTAATCCTATTTGTCTTTGGAGGACTATCATTTTCAGCATGTTCTAGCGATGAGAACTCAGATAATAGTTTTACAGGAGAAAATATGATTGTCCTAAAAGCTTTAAATACAAGTACAATACAGGATAACGGTACTGATAAATTAGAAATAGAAGTGCTATTAATTACAGCCCTAAATGAGCCCTTGGATTTAGAGTTTGGGTTATCTGGAAATAAAGTAGATGGTCAAATAATTGCAGCCATTGAAAATCCAAAAATAACGATACAGCCAGGGCAAAAAAGAGCGATACTAACAATTATAAATAAGACTAAAAGAGTAGTGAAAGAAACTACTAAATTAAAATTAGACCTTGTAAAGAATAGTAGTAAACTAAAATTAGAAAAACCATTTGAAATTACAGTAACTCCATTGAATGCTATTAGTGCGTTAACTCCTGCGCAAATAGAATTGTTAGATGGTTATAAAAAGCAAGGATTGGATCTGTATCCTTTAATGGGAGAAATAGATGTTACGGGTGAAATATATTTTCCAGGTAGCGAATATTTGACTCCTTTAAATCAACCAAAACGCACAATTGTAAAAGGAAAAACGCTAATCACATTAAGCGAAAAAGCGACTGCTCAAAAACCTGTCTTAAAAATGGTATCTAATCCTATGGGAGCAGAGGCTTATTTATACGAGCTTTTCAAATCATTATCTATCAATGATAAAGAGTTTTGGGCAGAGGAATCAAATATTGCTCATACAACAATTATGCAACTAATCGGTTTGACTTCTACTTCTGAAGAAACTTTTCAAATGACGCTTGATGATATCGAAATAGACATAAAAACAAAAGCAATCAAATTCACAAAAGAAGCTACTGTTTATGATGAACCAATTACTATTGTTGGCTTTGATTATAATTATAGTGCTTGGAATAGATTGAAAAAATTACTAGATGAAAAAAATCCAATAGCCATTGAAAACTATGAAATGGGAGGTACAGTTAATCCAAGTGAAATAATCAACACAGGAACAATTACAACGGATCAATATGATACAAAAAACTGGGAAAAATCAGTAGCTAAATTAACAGATGATAAACTTTCATTCCATTTTTTAATGGATCACATTACTGCATCAGGATATGTTCAATTCAAAATAGAATATAAATTAAAATAG